The following are encoded in a window of Halosolutus halophilus genomic DNA:
- a CDS encoding adenylosuccinate synthase: MTVTIVGSQLGDEGKGGVVDLYGDAADVVARYQGGDNAGHTVVHDGEKYKLSLVPSGAVRGKVGVLGNGCVVNPRTLFDEITTLQEQGLDPDVRVAERAHVILPFHRVLDGIEEDVKSDSDQEVGTTGRGIGPTYEDKVGRRGVRIGDLLDPEVLRDRLEYVVPQKRALVEDVYGVDVEELEDPDAFDVDALFAEFRDFGRRLDEENMTVNASAFLTDAMADGQTVMLEGAQGTIIDIDHGNYPYVTSSNPTAGGAATGTGLSPGVIGDGEIIGIVKAYLTRVGSGPLPTELGGVVGDTPGYDEETDGRNEELATYIREEGGEYGTVTGRPRRVGWLDMPMLRHSARANGFTGLAINHVDVLAGLDEVKVGHSYEFDGREIETMPATTEQWSRCEATFRTFDGWPDVDWEAVAEDGYEAIPENARTYLEYIADELDTPIYAIGVGPGRDETVVVESPHE; encoded by the coding sequence ATGACCGTCACAATCGTCGGGTCGCAACTCGGCGACGAAGGCAAGGGCGGAGTCGTCGACCTGTACGGCGACGCCGCCGACGTCGTCGCCCGCTATCAGGGTGGCGACAACGCTGGCCATACCGTCGTTCACGACGGCGAGAAGTACAAGTTATCGCTCGTACCGTCGGGCGCTGTCCGGGGGAAGGTCGGCGTGCTCGGAAACGGCTGTGTCGTCAATCCGCGAACGCTGTTCGACGAGATAACCACGCTCCAGGAACAGGGGCTCGATCCGGACGTCAGGGTCGCGGAGCGTGCCCACGTCATCCTGCCGTTCCACCGCGTCCTCGACGGTATCGAAGAGGACGTCAAAAGCGATTCGGACCAGGAGGTCGGGACGACGGGCCGCGGTATCGGCCCGACCTACGAGGACAAGGTCGGTCGCCGCGGCGTCCGGATCGGGGATCTGCTCGACCCCGAAGTCCTGCGGGACCGCCTCGAATACGTCGTCCCCCAGAAACGTGCGCTCGTCGAGGACGTCTACGGCGTCGACGTCGAGGAACTCGAGGACCCGGACGCGTTCGACGTCGACGCACTCTTCGCGGAGTTCCGCGACTTCGGCCGTCGACTCGACGAGGAGAACATGACCGTCAACGCCAGCGCGTTCCTCACCGACGCGATGGCCGACGGACAGACCGTCATGCTGGAGGGCGCACAGGGAACCATCATCGACATCGACCACGGCAATTACCCGTACGTCACGTCGTCGAACCCGACCGCGGGTGGTGCCGCGACCGGAACCGGACTCAGTCCCGGCGTCATCGGCGACGGGGAGATCATCGGTATCGTCAAGGCCTACCTCACGCGGGTCGGGAGCGGTCCGCTCCCGACCGAACTCGGCGGCGTCGTCGGTGACACGCCGGGGTACGACGAGGAGACTGACGGGCGGAACGAGGAACTCGCGACGTACATCCGCGAGGAAGGCGGCGAGTACGGCACCGTCACGGGCCGTCCCCGCCGCGTCGGCTGGCTCGACATGCCGATGCTCCGTCACTCCGCCCGCGCGAACGGCTTCACCGGCCTCGCGATCAACCACGTCGACGTCCTGGCCGGACTCGACGAGGTCAAGGTCGGACACAGTTACGAGTTCGACGGACGGGAGATCGAGACGATGCCGGCGACCACCGAACAGTGGAGCCGCTGTGAGGCGACCTTCCGGACCTTCGACGGCTGGCCCGACGTCGACTGGGAAGCGGTCGCCGAGGACGGCTACGAGGCCATTCCCGAGAACGCCCGGACGTACCTCGAGTACATCGCCGACGAACTGGACACCCCGATCTACGCGATCGGCGTCGGCCCCGGACGCGACGAGACGGTCGTCGTCGAGAGCCCTCACGAGTAG
- a CDS encoding methytransferase partner Trm112, with protein sequence MNESLLEILCCPLDKHDLELENAEYDDGEVVAGELVCTECGERYPIDDGIPNLLPPDMREETPA encoded by the coding sequence ATGAACGAGTCGCTGCTGGAAATCCTCTGTTGTCCGCTGGACAAACACGACCTGGAACTCGAAAACGCCGAATACGACGACGGGGAGGTCGTCGCGGGCGAACTCGTCTGTACCGAGTGCGGCGAGCGCTACCCGATCGACGACGGCATCCCGAACCTGCTGCCGCCGGATATGCGCGAAGAGACACCGGCCTGA
- a CDS encoding DUF7524 family protein produces the protein MSPLEVTVHVNRGSTDVLETDVGSVETCESIALVLRGHETPAHVHCRLDERLDRVASIQQPNYYVEPDDVTPVPISVDSDTIDRPVEGTLEIVGGYGAESVSIDVTVTPDPPQVDVDDSLSEPTRSEPEPTPIERAVNAVSPLLDIEMGTIAVVALGLVAIGIATATAATIGGPVAVGGLAIVVIGVAVGLGLLMR, from the coding sequence GTGTCTCCCCTCGAGGTCACCGTCCACGTCAACCGCGGGTCTACCGACGTCCTCGAGACGGACGTGGGATCCGTCGAAACCTGCGAGTCGATCGCGCTCGTGTTACGTGGCCACGAGACGCCTGCCCACGTCCACTGCCGACTGGACGAGCGCCTCGATCGCGTTGCGTCGATCCAGCAGCCGAACTACTACGTCGAACCTGACGACGTCACGCCCGTCCCGATCAGTGTCGACTCCGACACCATCGACCGGCCGGTCGAGGGAACGCTCGAAATCGTCGGCGGCTACGGGGCCGAATCGGTCTCGATCGACGTCACCGTCACGCCCGACCCGCCACAGGTCGACGTCGACGACTCGCTTTCCGAACCGACCCGGTCGGAACCCGAGCCGACGCCGATCGAGCGTGCGGTGAACGCCGTTTCGCCGCTCCTCGACATCGAGATGGGAACGATCGCGGTCGTCGCGCTCGGACTCGTCGCGATCGGGATCGCGACCGCGACGGCGGCGACGATCGGCGGGCCAGTCGCGGTCGGCGGCCTCGCGATCGTCGTCATCGGCGTCGCCGTCGGTCTCGGCCTGCTGATGCGCTAG
- a CDS encoding DR2241 family protein → MTVPTADVDDLQAAVETDGAIEFDGLRLARGEEGYALETPESDWSGLDEVELRDALVTVREYVTNWRYWQDSIGGDGTARRTFLRWCERAPLADEIDRLRADDQSSPAPDDYETLAVPQRYEILRDGFDREWGQLCVTTRLVDSHDVDERAGERVYDLWHVDDADTDLADLEVYDDPRDAREIATFDEDDRYRPLKTAPTLVSGWAFTGLSGDELVETIEFFYPATIANWHRELRGDLDVDHWLETAERQTGIYDVIDELPREAVDWMAEACCVDSQCLRRREWQYEAGDDLDVDGGDGPFPCREPCSLVVAAARKWTVLESEDERTYELELTTSELNQLTELIDAVAEGRTDEIREADVYDGANRYRARYLRAKRFADDGSLDAREVDE, encoded by the coding sequence GTGACGGTGCCGACAGCCGACGTCGACGACCTGCAAGCGGCCGTCGAGACCGACGGCGCGATCGAGTTCGACGGTCTCCGGCTCGCACGCGGCGAGGAGGGATACGCCCTCGAGACGCCCGAGAGCGACTGGAGCGGACTCGACGAGGTTGAACTCCGTGACGCCCTCGTGACGGTCCGCGAGTACGTCACGAACTGGCGCTACTGGCAGGACTCGATCGGCGGCGACGGAACGGCCCGCCGGACGTTCCTCCGGTGGTGTGAGCGGGCACCGCTCGCGGACGAAATCGACCGACTGCGGGCGGACGACCAGTCCTCCCCCGCGCCCGACGACTACGAGACGCTGGCCGTTCCGCAGCGGTACGAGATCCTTCGGGACGGGTTCGATCGCGAGTGGGGTCAGCTGTGCGTCACGACCCGACTCGTCGACAGCCACGACGTCGACGAACGGGCGGGCGAACGCGTCTACGACCTCTGGCACGTCGACGACGCCGACACCGATCTCGCCGACCTCGAGGTCTACGACGATCCCCGGGACGCACGCGAAATCGCGACCTTCGACGAGGACGATCGGTACCGGCCGCTGAAGACCGCACCGACGCTGGTGTCGGGGTGGGCGTTTACCGGCCTCTCCGGCGACGAACTGGTGGAGACGATCGAGTTCTTCTACCCGGCCACGATCGCCAACTGGCACCGCGAACTGCGGGGGGACCTGGACGTCGACCACTGGCTCGAGACCGCCGAGCGCCAGACCGGCATCTACGACGTCATCGACGAACTCCCCCGGGAGGCCGTCGACTGGATGGCGGAGGCCTGCTGCGTCGATTCGCAGTGTCTCCGTCGCCGGGAGTGGCAGTACGAGGCGGGTGACGACCTCGACGTCGACGGCGGCGACGGGCCCTTCCCCTGTCGCGAACCCTGCTCGCTGGTCGTCGCCGCGGCCCGGAAGTGGACCGTTCTCGAGTCCGAAGACGAACGAACCTACGAACTCGAGTTGACCACGAGCGAACTGAACCAGCTTACGGAACTGATCGACGCCGTCGCGGAGGGGCGCACCGACGAAATCCGCGAGGCGGACGTCTACGACGGGGCAAACCGGTATCGCGCTCGCTACCTTCGGGCGAAGCGATTCGCCGACGACGGCAGCCTCGACGCTCGCGAGGTCGACGAGTGA
- a CDS encoding CbiX/SirB N-terminal domain-containing protein gives MQALVIAAHGSHLNPDASDPTYAHADAVRETGAFDEVREAFWKEEPHFREVIRTLESDEVFVVPLFISEGYFTEQVIPRELRLEEWDPDLWESDGTDASQVTLEATDVDKTIHYCGPTGTHDAMTDVIVQRAESVTGDPDVGDGFGLAVVGHGTDRNENSAKAIEYHTVRIRERDRFDEVKALFMDEEPEVDDVTDYFESDDVVVVPLFVADGYHTQEDIPEDMGLTEDYRLGWDVPAEVDGHRIWYAGAVGTEGLMADVILERAADAGADVGDARDAIRAAANVAVPDGGRDADAGAGTGD, from the coding sequence ATGCAAGCGCTGGTCATCGCGGCCCACGGTTCGCACCTGAATCCGGACGCTTCGGACCCGACGTACGCCCACGCGGACGCCGTCCGCGAGACGGGCGCGTTCGACGAGGTACGCGAGGCGTTCTGGAAGGAAGAACCCCACTTCCGCGAGGTGATCCGGACGCTCGAATCCGACGAGGTGTTCGTCGTTCCACTGTTCATCAGCGAGGGCTACTTCACGGAGCAGGTCATTCCCCGCGAACTCAGGCTCGAGGAGTGGGATCCGGACCTGTGGGAGTCCGACGGTACCGACGCCTCGCAGGTGACCCTCGAGGCGACGGACGTCGATAAGACGATCCACTACTGCGGGCCGACCGGGACCCACGACGCGATGACGGACGTCATCGTCCAACGGGCGGAGAGCGTGACGGGCGATCCCGACGTCGGAGACGGGTTCGGACTCGCCGTCGTCGGTCACGGCACCGACCGAAACGAGAACTCCGCGAAGGCGATCGAATACCACACCGTGCGGATCCGCGAGCGCGATCGGTTCGACGAGGTGAAGGCCCTGTTCATGGACGAGGAACCGGAAGTCGACGACGTCACTGATTACTTCGAGAGCGACGACGTCGTCGTGGTGCCGCTGTTCGTCGCGGACGGCTACCACACCCAGGAGGATATCCCCGAGGACATGGGGCTGACGGAGGACTACCGGCTCGGCTGGGACGTTCCCGCCGAGGTCGACGGCCACCGGATCTGGTACGCCGGTGCCGTCGGCACGGAGGGCCTGATGGCCGACGTCATCCTGGAGCGGGCCGCGGACGCCGGTGCCGACGTCGGCGACGCCCGCGACGCGATCCGGGCCGCCGCGAACGTCGCCGTCCCCGACGGCGGGCGAGACGCGGACGCCGGCGCAGGGACGGGGGACTGA
- a CDS encoding BsuPI-related putative proteinase inhibitor, giving the protein MALEGELDARVSESGGDETVAFAFSVTNTGTEPVELQFSDACKAEFVVQTDGQEVWRFTDGRMFTQVISSERLAPDETATYDGEWSDPRSGSYTAVAELRAQDATCEARTQFTV; this is encoded by the coding sequence ATGGCACTCGAGGGCGAACTCGACGCGCGGGTATCGGAGAGTGGGGGAGACGAGACGGTCGCGTTCGCGTTTTCCGTCACCAACACGGGCACCGAACCGGTCGAGTTGCAGTTTTCCGACGCCTGCAAGGCCGAATTCGTGGTCCAGACCGACGGGCAGGAGGTCTGGCGGTTTACCGACGGTCGCATGTTCACACAGGTCATCAGTTCGGAACGGCTCGCGCCCGACGAGACGGCGACCTACGACGGCGAGTGGAGCGATCCCCGGTCCGGTTCGTACACCGCCGTCGCCGAACTCCGGGCCCAGGATGCGACCTGCGAGGCGCGGACCCAGTTCACGGTGTGA
- a CDS encoding DUF2797 domain-containing protein, producing the protein MQLVGYEPSARGTAVFVSDGESVRPRSLDPETTLSYALGSRHCAGVVDGDEHVPCDRPAAPYCEYHTSSWVCARCTGTCLKEEMDCYEEHAVYIAAFAPDTFKVGVTKRRRLETRLREQGADRAAHVHTVSNGRVAREIEAEIATRLVDRVRTDAKVASLASEVDEDAWRDVLAEFDVIDRYAFDYGIDCDSRPVRETMAAGTVVGVKGRLLVLERTGTTYAVDMRDLVGYELEEGSTDRRLQSSLGSFG; encoded by the coding sequence GTGCAACTGGTCGGCTACGAACCGAGCGCCAGGGGGACTGCGGTGTTCGTGAGCGACGGTGAGAGCGTTCGGCCCCGCTCGCTCGATCCCGAGACGACTCTCTCGTACGCGCTGGGATCGCGCCACTGTGCCGGCGTCGTCGACGGCGACGAGCACGTACCCTGCGATCGTCCCGCTGCACCCTACTGCGAGTATCACACCAGTTCGTGGGTGTGTGCCCGCTGTACGGGGACCTGCCTGAAAGAGGAGATGGACTGTTACGAGGAGCACGCCGTCTACATCGCCGCGTTCGCACCCGACACGTTCAAGGTTGGCGTGACAAAACGTCGACGGCTCGAGACCCGCCTGCGCGAGCAGGGTGCCGATCGTGCGGCTCACGTCCACACCGTTTCGAACGGCCGCGTCGCCCGAGAGATCGAAGCCGAGATCGCCACCCGACTCGTCGATCGGGTCAGAACCGACGCGAAAGTCGCCTCCCTCGCGAGCGAGGTCGACGAGGACGCCTGGCGCGACGTTCTCGCGGAGTTCGACGTCATCGATCGCTACGCGTTCGATTACGGGATCGACTGCGATTCCCGCCCGGTCCGGGAGACGATGGCGGCGGGGACGGTCGTCGGCGTGAAAGGCCGCCTCCTCGTGCTCGAACGGACCGGCACGACCTACGCCGTGGACATGCGTGATCTCGTGGGCTACGAACTCGAGGAAGGGTCCACGGACCGGCGACTCCAGTCGTCGCTCGGTTCGTTCGGCTAA
- a CDS encoding phosphatase PAP2 family protein, whose amino-acid sequence MLVRVLIQLVVVVTAMVLVGIGVFVGRYRLRDTRVEWRARVRAAVPITVVLAIVLLFNSVAREVVPDLSWIIEWNLTWIIYDLEGEFIPWLQTFATPSATTFFSFIYIYGYVFLLVFPLVAYFALSNTRPLRELLTAYTLNYAIGLLLYTFVVAYGPRNMMPELVQALLYDTYPEYQHLTRQVNRNTNVFPSLHTSLSATVAFLAYRTRAVYPKWCVVAVALAVCIAVSTMYLGIHWAIDVVAGIGLAYLSVDFASLLVGRWSLSERVDLENWVTALRRS is encoded by the coding sequence ATGCTCGTGCGAGTCCTCATACAGCTCGTCGTGGTCGTGACGGCGATGGTCCTCGTCGGGATCGGGGTCTTCGTCGGCCGGTATCGACTCCGGGATACCCGCGTGGAGTGGCGAGCCCGGGTTCGCGCGGCCGTACCGATCACGGTCGTGCTCGCGATCGTCTTGCTGTTCAACAGCGTCGCCAGAGAGGTCGTCCCCGACCTCTCGTGGATAATCGAGTGGAACCTCACGTGGATCATCTACGACCTCGAGGGCGAGTTCATTCCCTGGCTACAGACGTTCGCGACGCCGTCAGCGACGACCTTTTTCTCGTTCATCTACATCTACGGGTACGTCTTCCTGCTGGTCTTTCCGCTGGTCGCGTACTTCGCGCTCTCGAACACCAGACCGCTCCGGGAACTGCTGACGGCCTACACGCTCAACTACGCGATCGGTCTCCTGTTGTACACGTTCGTCGTCGCGTACGGGCCGCGGAACATGATGCCCGAACTCGTCCAGGCGTTGCTGTACGACACCTACCCCGAGTACCAGCACCTCACGCGACAGGTCAACCGCAACACCAACGTCTTCCCGTCGCTTCACACGTCCCTTTCGGCGACGGTCGCCTTCCTCGCGTACCGGACGAGAGCCGTCTATCCGAAGTGGTGTGTCGTCGCGGTCGCCCTCGCGGTCTGTATCGCCGTCTCGACGATGTACCTCGGCATCCACTGGGCGATCGATGTCGTCGCGGGGATCGGACTGGCCTACCTCAGCGTCGACTTCGCGTCCCTCCTCGTGGGACGCTGGTCACTGTCGGAGCGCGTGGATCTCGAGAACTGGGTCACGGCACTTCGCCGGAGTTGA
- a CDS encoding ABC transporter substrate-binding protein: MTEGRLARNDGGQFSRRAVLATTGGLTVGTSGCVRQVRSIVNREEIEQLSLTITTLPADGDRESIRLARDLATVFEAVGIDVSIEMRSNEEFLRAILINNDFDVYVGNHPGGTDPDFLYEALHSVYTDESGWQNPFGYTNLVVDDLLETQRTVDTDERADAVTDLLEAIAREQPFVPICAPEEHRLVRTDRFDGWDEGHPATGRGYLGLDPGQGVDRLRAAHTDARPSENANPLMAEYRGRGVFVDLLYDSLVADRDGDLVPWLADSWEWDDGALAVTLRDDCPFHDGESLTADDVAFTYRFLADTTLGESETPAPSPRYRGLVSAVDEVDVVDPSRLEFSVATNRPVAERALTVPILPEHVWRPRSAAANVPGVSVAQGTTEAVVTDNWPPIGSGPFQFSTRAERDYVILERFDDHFTRRDGVDLPAPTVETMRIQIDPRSTSAIELVQTDAADITSEPIDTYVLDDVEESPDTRLLESPSWTFYHLGFNARRAPFSNPRFRRVVASLIDKAWLVDDVFDGYATPIATPVTAAWTPDSLAWDGEDPETPFLGSDGEVDVAAARSAFEDAGFRYAEDGTLRVRH; this comes from the coding sequence ATGACCGAGGGACGGCTCGCCCGGAACGACGGTGGACAGTTCAGCCGACGAGCAGTACTGGCAACGACGGGTGGACTGACGGTCGGGACAAGCGGATGCGTCCGTCAGGTCCGCAGCATCGTCAACCGAGAGGAAATCGAACAGTTGTCGCTCACGATCACGACCCTCCCCGCCGACGGGGACCGGGAGAGCATCCGTCTCGCACGGGATCTCGCCACCGTGTTCGAGGCCGTCGGCATCGACGTCTCGATCGAGATGCGATCGAACGAGGAGTTCCTTCGGGCGATCCTGATCAACAACGACTTCGACGTCTACGTCGGCAACCACCCCGGCGGAACCGATCCCGACTTCCTCTACGAGGCGTTGCACTCGGTGTACACCGACGAGTCCGGCTGGCAGAACCCCTTCGGCTACACGAACCTGGTCGTCGACGACCTGCTCGAGACCCAGCGGACGGTCGATACGGACGAGCGGGCGGACGCGGTGACGGACCTGCTCGAGGCGATCGCTCGCGAACAGCCGTTCGTCCCCATCTGTGCACCCGAGGAACACCGCCTCGTCCGGACCGATCGGTTCGACGGCTGGGACGAGGGTCACCCCGCGACGGGACGCGGCTATCTCGGGCTCGACCCGGGCCAGGGCGTCGATCGACTCCGGGCCGCCCACACCGACGCCCGCCCCTCGGAGAACGCGAACCCGCTCATGGCCGAGTACCGAGGACGGGGCGTGTTCGTCGACCTGCTGTACGATTCGCTCGTGGCCGATCGCGACGGGGACCTCGTGCCGTGGCTGGCCGACTCCTGGGAGTGGGACGACGGAGCGCTCGCGGTAACGCTCCGGGACGACTGTCCGTTCCACGACGGCGAGTCGCTGACCGCCGACGACGTGGCCTTCACCTACCGGTTCCTCGCGGACACCACCCTCGGCGAGAGCGAGACGCCAGCCCCGTCGCCGCGGTATCGCGGCCTCGTCAGCGCCGTCGACGAGGTCGACGTCGTTGATCCGTCCCGGCTGGAGTTTTCCGTCGCGACTAACCGGCCCGTCGCGGAACGCGCACTGACCGTGCCGATCCTGCCCGAACACGTCTGGCGGCCCCGATCGGCGGCCGCGAACGTTCCCGGTGTCAGTGTCGCACAGGGGACGACCGAGGCCGTCGTCACGGACAACTGGCCGCCGATCGGGAGCGGGCCGTTCCAGTTTTCGACCCGGGCCGAGCGCGACTACGTGATCCTGGAGCGATTCGACGACCACTTCACGCGCCGAGACGGCGTCGATCTTCCCGCCCCGACCGTCGAGACGATGCGGATTCAGATCGATCCCCGCAGCACGTCGGCGATCGAACTCGTCCAGACCGACGCGGCGGATATCACGAGCGAACCGATCGATACGTACGTCCTCGACGACGTCGAGGAGTCGCCCGACACGCGATTGCTCGAGTCGCCGTCGTGGACCTTCTACCACCTCGGGTTCAACGCGCGCAGGGCGCCGTTTTCCAACCCGCGGTTCCGGCGCGTCGTCGCGTCGTTGATCGACAAGGCGTGGCTCGTCGACGACGTGTTCGACGGCTACGCGACGCCGATCGCGACGCCGGTGACGGCGGCGTGGACGCCCGACTCCCTCGCGTGGGACGGCGAGGACCCGGAGACGCCGTTTCTCGGGTCCGACGGGGAGGTCGACGTCGCGGCGGCCCGATCGGCGTTCGAGGACGCCGGCTTCCGGTACGCCGAGGACGGCACGCTCCGGGTGAGACACTGA
- a CDS encoding phosphatase PAP2 family protein: MLAEVLTQVIATVAVMLMVSIGVFIGRKRLTTTRREWRTRIRTSAPFIAVLLVVLGLNRVMRQVGPTISKEIGFRLSATFYEIEGQFVLVFQEIAFPELTTYFSFVYIYGYTFLLVFPIFAYFALSDTRPFRRLLTAYSFNYAIGVTLYILIFAYGPRNYMPDLVAETMLYDNNPQYKFLTQEVNRNVNVFPSLHTSLSATVAMFAYRTREEYTKWFPVATVLAASVVISTMYLGIHWAIDVAGGLVLAVTSVVVADRIVDQGVLADLQAAYDDFREAVETRVGRLLEKR, translated from the coding sequence ATGCTAGCCGAAGTATTGACGCAGGTTATCGCTACCGTCGCGGTCATGCTGATGGTATCGATCGGCGTCTTCATCGGCCGGAAACGGCTCACGACGACCAGACGCGAGTGGCGGACCAGGATCCGGACGAGCGCCCCGTTTATCGCGGTATTGCTCGTCGTGCTGGGGTTGAATCGAGTCATGCGACAGGTCGGGCCGACGATCTCCAAGGAGATCGGGTTCCGCCTGTCCGCGACGTTTTACGAAATCGAGGGCCAGTTCGTCCTCGTCTTCCAGGAGATCGCCTTCCCGGAACTGACGACGTACTTCTCGTTCGTGTACATCTACGGCTACACGTTCCTGCTGGTCTTTCCCATCTTCGCGTACTTCGCGCTGTCGGATACGCGGCCGTTCCGACGGCTGTTGACGGCCTACTCGTTCAACTACGCGATCGGGGTTACCCTCTACATCCTCATCTTCGCGTACGGGCCCCGCAATTACATGCCCGATCTGGTGGCCGAGACGATGCTGTACGACAACAACCCCCAGTACAAGTTTCTCACCCAGGAGGTCAACCGGAACGTCAACGTCTTCCCGTCGCTGCACACGTCGCTTTCGGCGACGGTCGCCATGTTCGCCTATCGGACCCGTGAAGAGTACACGAAGTGGTTTCCCGTCGCGACCGTACTCGCGGCCAGCGTCGTCATCTCGACGATGTACCTCGGCATCCACTGGGCGATCGACGTGGCCGGCGGCCTCGTCCTCGCGGTGACCAGCGTCGTCGTGGCCGATCGAATCGTCGACCAGGGGGTGCTGGCGGACCTCCAGGCCGCGTACGACGACTTCCGGGAGGCGGTGGAAACCCGGGTCGGTAGGCTGCTCGAGAAACGGTAA
- a CDS encoding ABC transporter substrate-binding protein, producing MNRDSTNSVDGVSRRSVLAAGAAGLALSTSGCIDRVRSVVNDAGGEQFSLSILTVPADGDRENVQIATHLADNLEAVGMDVSVEMRSRAEFLEAVLIEHDFDCYVGRHPADYDPDFLYEALHSSYASEAGWQNPFGYTDYRVDDLLEEQRRADGEERKEVVTDLLEAIARRQPFVPICIPDEVRVARTDRFEGWEDGHLAKRSGYLGLDPQAEEAQLHALVTDSRISRNLNPLSSTLRERGTTIDLLYDSLLTERDGELIPWLAKDVEWIEDEDGSATATVTLREDCLFHDSEPNDRKQVTAQDVAFTYQFLADTSLGRADVPSPAPRYQGPVSAIDWIDPDGQYQLTISMTTGTEVGERALTVPILPKHRWRAQVVDRSSNDDFSAPQGTWGLVTMDNIPPTGSGPYRYVDSTEREYLTLERFDDHFTLREDVDLPEPTVEEIRFSIDPGSKSSVERVMSGNADVTASMLGASAIANIPDVPGMTKVESSSRMFYHIGFNRRRTPFSKPDFRRAVARMIDKQYLVEDVFDEYASPVATPVTGEWIPDDHDLAWNDEDGVDPVVPFIGSDGELNVEEARTRFVEVTGYRLDDAGRLLNQN from the coding sequence ATGAATCGAGATTCGACCAACTCCGTTGACGGCGTCAGCCGACGATCGGTCCTAGCCGCCGGCGCAGCCGGACTCGCCCTCTCGACCAGCGGCTGCATCGACCGCGTTCGAAGCGTCGTCAACGACGCTGGAGGCGAACAATTCTCGCTCTCCATCCTGACGGTCCCCGCGGACGGCGACAGGGAGAACGTCCAGATCGCGACCCACCTCGCGGACAACCTCGAGGCGGTCGGGATGGACGTCTCCGTCGAGATGCGGTCGCGAGCGGAGTTTCTGGAAGCAGTGCTGATCGAGCACGACTTCGATTGCTACGTCGGCCGCCACCCCGCCGATTACGACCCCGACTTCCTCTACGAGGCCCTCCACTCCTCGTACGCGAGCGAGGCCGGCTGGCAGAACCCGTTCGGGTACACGGACTACCGCGTCGACGACCTCCTCGAAGAACAGCGGCGGGCCGACGGTGAAGAGCGGAAAGAAGTGGTGACGGACCTGCTCGAGGCGATCGCCCGCCGACAGCCGTTCGTCCCGATCTGCATCCCGGACGAGGTCCGGGTCGCCAGAACCGATCGGTTCGAGGGCTGGGAAGACGGTCACCTCGCGAAGCGCTCGGGCTATCTGGGACTCGATCCACAGGCCGAGGAGGCGCAACTCCACGCGCTGGTCACCGACTCCCGTATATCCCGGAATCTCAACCCGCTCTCGTCGACTCTCCGCGAGCGCGGGACGACGATCGACCTGCTGTACGACTCACTGTTGACCGAACGGGACGGCGAACTGATCCCGTGGCTGGCCAAGGACGTCGAGTGGATCGAAGACGAGGACGGATCCGCAACGGCGACGGTCACGCTTCGTGAGGACTGTCTCTTTCACGATAGCGAACCCAACGACAGAAAACAGGTCACCGCCCAGGACGTCGCGTTCACGTACCAGTTCCTCGCCGACACCTCGCTCGGCCGGGCCGACGTGCCGTCTCCGGCACCCCGCTATCAGGGCCCCGTCTCGGCGATCGACTGGATCGATCCCGACGGCCAGTATCAGCTCACGATCTCCATGACGACTGGAACCGAGGTCGGAGAGCGAGCGCTTACCGTCCCGATATTGCCGAAACACCGGTGGCGCGCCCAGGTCGTCGACCGTTCCAGTAACGACGACTTCTCGGCTCCGCAAGGCACGTGGGGACTCGTCACGATGGACAACATCCCCCCGACCGGCAGCGGGCCGTACCGGTACGTGGACAGCACCGAGCGCGAGTACCTCACGCTCGAACGGTTCGACGACCACTTCACGCTCCGGGAGGACGTCGACCTCCCCGAGCCGACCGTCGAGGAGATCCGGTTCAGTATCGATCCCGGCAGCAAGTCCTCCGTCGAACGTGTCATGAGTGGGAACGCCGACGTCACAGCCTCGATGCTCGGGGCGAGTGCGATCGCGAACATCCCCGACGTACCGGGGATGACGAAAGTCGAGTCGTCCTCGCGGATGTTCTACCACATCGGGTTCAACAGGCGAAGGACGCCGTTTAGCAAACCCGACTTCCGCCGCGCGGTCGCGCGCATGATCGACAAACAGTACCTGGTCGAGGACGTGTTCGACGAGTACGCCTCGCCCGTCGCCACGCCGGTGACCGGCGAGTGGATCCCGGACGACCACGACCTCGCGTGGAACGACGAGGACGGGGTAGATCCCGTGGTCCCGTTCATCGGCTCCGACGGCGAACTGAACGTCGAGGAGGCGAGAACGAGGTTCGTCGAAGTGACCGGCTACCGGCTCGACGACGCGGGCCGGTTATTGAATCAAAACTGA